The following are from one region of the [Synechococcus] sp. NIES-970 genome:
- a CDS encoding metallophosphoesterase → MKIAVISCIHGNYEALTTVLNDIEDQQVDQIYCLGDLVGYGPYPNQVVELVRSLDIPTVQGCWDEDIVDGLNACDCSYPSLLAEKRGKLAHQWTDGEIYAETRAYLAELPKVLKQDQFAFTHGSPQSQHEYLLPELDGFLALERVLSTGADILFCGHTHVPYVRTLDQASLKFSVQTNSAKAIALEQEFTAPIKRIVNVGSVGEPRHGRPNATYVIYDGDRDQMVLREVEYDYQKTCAAIIEKGLPPIFAWRLAQGMEFAERADDPTHLCERGV, encoded by the coding sequence ATGAAAATAGCCGTTATTTCCTGCATCCACGGGAATTATGAAGCATTAACCACCGTGCTGAATGATATTGAGGATCAACAGGTGGATCAAATCTATTGCCTCGGCGATCTAGTCGGTTATGGTCCCTATCCAAATCAGGTGGTGGAATTAGTGCGATCGCTGGATATTCCGACGGTGCAAGGTTGCTGGGATGAGGATATTGTTGACGGGTTAAATGCCTGTGATTGCAGTTATCCTTCTCTGCTAGCCGAAAAACGGGGCAAACTGGCCCACCAATGGACAGATGGAGAAATTTACGCTGAAACCCGTGCTTATCTCGCCGAATTGCCCAAGGTTCTCAAGCAGGATCAATTTGCCTTTACCCACGGTAGCCCCCAGAGTCAGCATGAATATTTACTGCCGGAATTGGATGGCTTTCTGGCACTAGAACGGGTACTCAGTACAGGGGCAGATATTCTCTTTTGTGGTCATACCCATGTTCCCTATGTGCGTACCCTTGACCAAGCTTCCCTTAAATTTTCTGTCCAGACAAATTCCGCTAAAGCGATCGCCCTAGAGCAGGAATTTACCGCCCCCATTAAACGCATCGTTAATGTCGGATCGGTTGGTGAACCGCGCCATGGTCGCCCCAATGCCACCTATGTGATCTATGACGGCGATCGCGATCAGATGGTATTACGGGAAGTGGAATACGACTACCAAAAAACCTGTGCGGCGATTATTGAGAAAGGATTACCACCGATTTTTGCG
- a CDS encoding hypothetical protein (conserved hypothetical protein): MIDWTKTAIVAIAGLAGSGKTQWLRQQLQKSSEPIIYFAPRTVDCAVDRHCLALEFPHWQFLEEGQEVELVQAVEQGAIAILELGFYVALASGEELLKALEEAGFPCQRLAFVPEQMASSPWHDWADQIIEVPMPLPSNEIQVWRSPLSGQVFDPASLNIFWDELTAGAYGNIQRAKGIVEIVDGRAFYLDYVAGMEDSFYRELPVQQWLTGRPQRFSGLEVVGTQLDGRQMSNTLLDCCLGDELLDYYQAQIRQQRQDTTEADYAAA; encoded by the coding sequence ATGATCGATTGGACAAAAACAGCCATCGTGGCGATCGCCGGACTGGCAGGATCGGGCAAAACCCAGTGGCTCCGGCAACAATTACAAAAAAGCAGCGAGCCCATTATCTATTTCGCGCCCCGGACTGTGGACTGCGCAGTGGATCGCCATTGTCTTGCCCTCGAATTTCCCCATTGGCAATTTTTAGAAGAAGGCCAGGAAGTGGAACTGGTTCAAGCGGTGGAACAGGGGGCGATCGCCATCTTAGAGCTGGGTTTTTATGTGGCCCTTGCCTCCGGCGAAGAATTACTCAAAGCTTTAGAAGAGGCAGGTTTTCCCTGTCAGCGGTTGGCATTTGTGCCCGAGCAGATGGCGAGTTCCCCTTGGCATGACTGGGCTGATCAGATCATTGAAGTCCCGATGCCCCTCCCCAGCAATGAGATTCAAGTGTGGCGATCGCCCCTCAGTGGTCAGGTGTTTGATCCTGCCAGTCTGAATATTTTTTGGGACGAACTCACCGCCGGAGCCTATGGCAACATCCAGCGAGCCAAGGGCATTGTCGAAATTGTCGATGGCCGAGCGTTTTATCTCGACTATGTGGCCGGCATGGAGGACAGTTTTTACCGTGAACTCCCAGTTCAACAATGGTTAACGGGCAGACCCCAACGGTTTAGCGGTTTAGAAGTAGTCGGGACGCAGTTAGACGGGCGACAAATGTCTAATACTCTCCTTGACTGTTGTTTAGGTGATGAACTGCTGGATTACTATCAGGCACAAATTCGGCAGCAACGGCAAGACACCACCGAAGCTGATTATGCCGCTGCCTAA
- a CDS encoding FAD-dependent oxidoreductase, with the protein MSTQQRCDLAVIGAGIQGLTLVLHLLKKRPQWYKRIAVFEPKGRWLAQWSAQFAAQEIPHLRSPAVHHPHPDPFALRRFAEGRPDELFPPYDLPGTKLFEDFCQWAIADFALDQLLIPEAVIDLKPPTPRQKQFQLTLGNGQQWQARRVVLATNRTERQIPPWVPHISTNYPADRLCHSEAVDLRSLSLKGEKVVIIGGGLSSGHLALGAMNRQAEVTLIARRSFQEKLFDADAGWLGPKYLKGFYAETDWQKRHQMILQARNGGSLTPAMMHQLRRAERQGKITLKPYCQIQAAHWQDNHWQLRCENGEMIKGDRLWFATGTRFTIAAEPLLKKVSEQYPQATVQGLPILDQYLRWQGCDLFLMGAPYKLVPLPVISPVRAWPQAIALCLL; encoded by the coding sequence ATGTCTACTCAGCAACGGTGTGATCTAGCGGTAATTGGGGCGGGAATCCAGGGTCTCACCTTGGTTTTACATCTCCTGAAAAAGCGGCCCCAATGGTACAAGCGCATTGCAGTTTTTGAGCCGAAAGGCCGATGGTTAGCCCAGTGGTCAGCGCAGTTTGCTGCCCAGGAGATTCCCCATTTGCGATCGCCTGCGGTGCATCATCCCCACCCCGATCCCTTCGCCCTGCGGCGGTTTGCGGAGGGGCGTCCCGATGAACTTTTCCCGCCCTACGACCTCCCAGGGACAAAGCTGTTTGAAGATTTTTGTCAGTGGGCGATCGCCGACTTTGCCCTCGATCAATTACTGATCCCAGAGGCAGTGATTGATTTAAAACCGCCAACTCCCAGACAAAAACAGTTCCAGCTGACCCTAGGCAATGGTCAGCAATGGCAAGCAAGGCGGGTGGTTCTTGCCACCAATCGCACCGAGCGCCAAATTCCCCCTTGGGTCCCACACATTTCTACGAACTATCCAGCGGATCGGCTTTGCCATAGTGAGGCGGTGGATCTGCGATCCCTATCCCTCAAGGGGGAAAAAGTCGTGATTATTGGTGGTGGTCTTTCCAGTGGACATCTGGCATTGGGGGCGATGAACCGTCAGGCAGAAGTCACGCTGATTGCCCGTCGTTCTTTCCAAGAAAAACTATTTGATGCCGACGCTGGTTGGCTAGGGCCTAAATATCTCAAGGGATTCTATGCCGAAACCGATTGGCAAAAACGCCACCAAATGATCCTGCAAGCTCGTAATGGCGGTTCTCTGACCCCTGCGATGATGCACCAGCTTCGCCGCGCCGAACGCCAAGGCAAAATTACTTTAAAACCCTACTGTCAAATTCAAGCCGCCCACTGGCAGGACAATCACTGGCAATTACGTTGCGAAAATGGGGAAATGATTAAAGGCGATCGCCTCTGGTTTGCCACAGGGACTCGGTTTACAATTGCTGCTGAACCCCTCCTCAAAAAAGTGAGTGAACAATATCCCCAAGCCACGGTCCAAGGTTTACCGATCCTCGATCAATATCTGCGCTGGCAGGGCTGTGATCTATTTCTCATGGGAGCGCCCTACAAATTGGTCCCACTGCCCGTAATATCTCCGGTGCGCGCATGGCCGCAGGCGATCGCCTTGTGCCTGCTCTGA
- a CDS encoding catalytic LigB subunit of aromatic ring-opening dioxygenase has translation MPLLGDAGHQEMVTCLRHIALSIPKPDALLVVSAHWETTIPTLTAGKNPPLIYDYYGFPEESYQIQYPCPGEPALAKEIHHLLAGAGIEAALDEERGLDHGVFVPLKLMYPEADIPCVQLSLVNTLEPSTHIAMGQALQSLHQKNVLVIGSGFSFHNLKAFFGATTKESQALNQAFEDWLAQTCSSPDYTEAERAERLIHWSVATGARYCHPREEHLLPLHVCYGVGQTPCSEQFRLKIMNQESSMYLW, from the coding sequence ATGCCCTTATTGGGAGATGCAGGCCATCAGGAAATGGTCACCTGTCTCCGACATATTGCCCTCAGCATCCCTAAGCCAGACGCCCTTTTGGTGGTCAGCGCCCACTGGGAAACAACAATTCCCACACTCACTGCCGGAAAAAACCCGCCGCTCATTTATGACTATTACGGGTTTCCTGAAGAATCCTACCAAATTCAATATCCTTGTCCTGGTGAACCCGCTTTAGCGAAAGAAATTCACCATTTGTTGGCAGGTGCTGGTATTGAGGCTGCCTTGGATGAGGAGAGAGGCCTAGATCATGGAGTTTTTGTCCCCCTCAAGCTCATGTACCCCGAGGCTGATATCCCCTGTGTGCAGTTATCTCTGGTGAATACCCTTGAGCCTTCTACTCACATTGCGATGGGGCAAGCGCTGCAATCTCTACACCAGAAGAATGTCCTCGTGATTGGTTCTGGTTTTTCTTTCCACAACTTGAAAGCGTTCTTTGGTGCCACGACAAAGGAATCTCAGGCACTCAACCAGGCTTTTGAGGACTGGTTGGCACAAACTTGTTCTAGTCCTGACTATACGGAGGCGGAACGGGCAGAACGCTTGATCCATTGGTCCGTAGCGACTGGAGCACGCTATTGCCACCCCCGCGAGGAACATCTGCTGCCGTTGCATGTTTGTTATGGCGTTGGGCAAACGCCTTGCTCTGAACAGTTTCGTCTCAAGATTATGAATCAAGAATCTAGTATGTATTTGTGGTAG
- a CDS encoding hypothetical protein (conserved repeat domain protein), whose translation MAKNIGSSNIFKALSFDFFIKVLLWPLSLLAVMRDFSWSVVFKRILSNFSNQVIPRQSEAIAVSTRKKRHITKQKKSRFLFNFFVTLILTIQLSGLNLIFHIQPAIAAGPLSIEPLTWDIIGLDSNNPNDGPDKFLVGARVCNLSTTTSAQNVRIRFVREGAFNPLISVSTTGLYKDQWLVPNLSPSTTGTAPLNHHQQTNRPKNCFDAYYVLTLTRTADIYNRVQRYRIEAFADNAATVDTNSYPDPYQGTINEYDTGHPRQIYIEKILSQSRNSVLGFTQLAPATAASIFGLNASEIDSASGSGSSYDVEVGGTYAFELTTRTATAYPQLTVSSDFPNAIFQILDVQTDYSNVSGDPDNSSIYANACGWISDPTVPGYLASSSVCDYSEVTPGGTPDQYPNSAGKVGNTVKTRYLFKILGGAGDYTINHLILDFSGGSFHYNGGFGSGVGVVNFNVTNPSADLVINKSHIGNFTLGNNTYTFQVINNGPDTARGDLVITDTLPQGFIFNPTNSITGVESQSGTITGWTCTGAGTRNITCINPNDLENGGSTTLSIRVNVAETAAVNTFNQATVSSPTTDPNLANNIDIDPTSIIQATNLKLTKADSSPDAAANPASNNAPVVLSGSPITYTFTVQNQSSLTAAAPVVITDTLPEGLTFSLADNPSIPTAWNCAIDGQNLTCTYTEGNGSLAGNTTAPSLPLVFRANGGVITSGTSAVIKNTATVTSATAEADSSDNTSSDDFLVTLPVSDLTITKNDFEAAFTYNLSGQTYTGENLIYEIAVRNNGVAPTVGPIAITETLPNSNNNIIELASTTFAGVGPDGSVINWTCNQGINNPVLPASGTVCAVGNNGLFTFVYPGTLNPGQTVTLSLIVRGRQTNTIPGTSSSLINTVGVYNPNDGVTQSKAATESTPVLISNNDKYNIGIRKQLTQINGVPPSPTCTLSNGINNYGTTESCTATVSPGNTIQYTVTVVNNNNGGPNGVNVAISDFIPPEINITGVTCSATGSQGQALTVCDNQVSNSGRGSLYPVNFNLVSGTNPPRYQVDKTAFLSKGTGVVTYTFTGSIKTLAQLQALGIVNSNIVNRVSAPKTDGTFVDTDSNDNLSSTSIRLNITDLSITKTDAVNGITDPGATSFTAGAEGVYTLRVNNLGSSATVDDINVVDDVPDRFQVLGAFGTGWSCLVENPTPANPVSNPAADAINNNIVRCVRSTSLAANSSSTITIRIRPIATWIPTGAETFPVSFVNIAQVSTTGDTNAANNGYAPGTTTGLAEPFGYEQTPVVAPNFDLKITKSAPNGIFAIGQTSSYQLDILNNGPTEAIASTTNPITVTDILPTGFTFISGTGSGWTCSASNQLVTCTRSSNLAVGATTSINLNIFVDGTATNPTSNTAQVSLTGEPSANIILDNNDSNSRNRHTISTAVQQAADLSITKTLISTITNSSPPPAAIPGLVAGEQATYELKATNNGPSNISNGEAITVTDNLPNNLSFVSGSGDGFSCNASGQAIACTKTNGLTVGQSAAITLVVNVNNVATGDITNSASVDAVTTPDPDPNNDNDSTTDPVQTRNLDLALTKSHLANSFAIGRQGTYSLEVSNVGNVTVTNPITITDTLPVNLSYVSSVGQGWTCSVTTQGNTSTQEIVTCTSDDDLAPGQTNTIDLVFSVGSTTPIGTDIITNTATVITAGDNNANNNTDTDPTSITGSADLSIDKAHTGDFTRGTQGSYTLTVRNNGTSNATNIQLVDQLPDDLYYVSGTGTNWTCPIVSFTAPNPPTPEDLRDIECSYNGTLAPNSTTVLTLTVYVRDDAQDTFENFATVFANEADPNLDNNTDTDITTVTGKNITAPDLILIKRITAINGNSQNLQAVISEDGADNANWPVDFVKGAKTTEAKPGDTVDYTIYFLNKGDASANNVQICDRLSQFLDYIPNTYGAPDWGINLQFNSNSTNLTGADDSDAGRFFIPGTEPTGCRNPANPTATLTAAENVSGTISVNLPEVKASTGSGIPNDAYGYVRFRAKVK comes from the coding sequence ATGGCAAAGAATATCGGCTCCTCAAACATATTTAAAGCACTATCCTTTGATTTTTTCATCAAAGTATTGCTATGGCCCCTATCTTTACTTGCTGTTATGAGGGATTTTAGTTGGTCTGTTGTTTTTAAACGAATTTTATCAAACTTCTCTAATCAAGTCATACCACGACAATCCGAAGCGATCGCTGTCTCGACTCGAAAAAAAAGACATATAACAAAGCAAAAAAAATCACGTTTCCTATTCAACTTTTTTGTCACACTAATTCTGACAATTCAACTCTCTGGATTAAACTTAATCTTTCATATACAGCCGGCGATCGCCGCTGGCCCCCTGAGCATCGAACCCCTTACCTGGGATATCATTGGCTTAGATAGTAACAATCCCAATGATGGCCCCGACAAATTTCTCGTGGGTGCTAGGGTTTGTAACCTCAGTACAACAACCTCTGCCCAAAATGTCAGAATTCGCTTTGTTCGTGAAGGTGCATTTAATCCCCTTATCAGTGTAAGCACGACAGGGCTTTATAAAGATCAATGGCTTGTACCAAATCTTTCCCCATCAACTACAGGTACGGCTCCCCTAAACCATCATCAACAAACCAACAGGCCAAAAAACTGTTTTGATGCTTATTACGTTTTAACCTTGACTCGCACTGCGGATATTTATAATCGAGTCCAACGTTACCGGATTGAAGCTTTTGCTGACAACGCCGCGACAGTCGACACCAATAGCTATCCAGATCCGTATCAAGGCACTATAAATGAGTATGATACTGGCCATCCTCGACAAATTTATATTGAAAAAATTCTTTCCCAATCTCGTAATAGTGTTCTTGGTTTTACCCAATTAGCTCCTGCAACCGCTGCCAGTATTTTTGGGCTCAACGCTAGCGAGATCGATAGTGCAAGTGGTAGCGGAAGTAGCTATGACGTAGAAGTCGGCGGCACGTATGCTTTTGAACTGACAACTCGGACTGCAACAGCCTACCCTCAATTAACGGTCAGTTCCGATTTTCCCAATGCTATTTTCCAAATCTTAGATGTTCAGACAGATTATAGTAACGTTAGTGGTGACCCTGACAACTCCAGCATCTACGCCAATGCCTGTGGTTGGATTAGTGATCCTACAGTACCGGGTTATTTAGCAAGTTCTAGCGTCTGTGATTATTCAGAAGTTACGCCAGGTGGAACACCGGATCAATATCCAAATAGCGCTGGCAAAGTAGGGAATACCGTCAAAACCCGCTATCTCTTCAAGATTTTAGGAGGCGCTGGTGATTACACAATTAATCATCTTATCCTCGATTTTTCTGGCGGTAGTTTTCACTATAATGGCGGCTTTGGTTCAGGTGTTGGGGTGGTGAACTTTAATGTTACAAACCCTAGCGCTGATTTAGTCATTAACAAAAGCCATATTGGTAATTTCACACTAGGGAACAACACATACACCTTCCAAGTAATCAATAATGGCCCAGATACAGCCCGGGGTGATCTCGTGATCACAGACACATTGCCCCAGGGCTTCATCTTCAATCCTACTAATTCCATCACTGGCGTCGAAAGTCAATCAGGGACAATTACCGGCTGGACTTGTACTGGTGCAGGAACACGTAACATCACCTGTATTAATCCCAATGATTTAGAAAATGGAGGGTCAACAACTTTAAGTATTCGCGTCAATGTTGCTGAAACTGCGGCGGTAAATACCTTTAACCAAGCAACAGTGAGTAGTCCAACCACTGATCCTAATCTCGCCAACAATATAGATATTGATCCCACGAGCATTATCCAAGCAACGAATCTGAAGCTAACAAAAGCAGATAGTAGTCCTGATGCGGCAGCAAATCCAGCCAGTAATAATGCCCCAGTGGTTCTCTCTGGATCTCCGATTACCTACACTTTCACTGTACAAAATCAGAGTAGCCTAACAGCTGCAGCGCCGGTAGTTATTACAGATACGCTACCGGAGGGACTTACTTTTAGCTTGGCTGATAATCCCAGTATTCCTACGGCCTGGAATTGTGCGATCGATGGCCAAAATCTGACCTGTACTTATACTGAGGGCAATGGTTCTCTAGCAGGTAATACAACAGCACCTTCCTTGCCATTAGTTTTCAGGGCGAATGGTGGTGTGATTACTTCGGGTACTAGCGCTGTTATCAAAAATACAGCGACCGTTACCAGTGCAACAGCAGAAGCAGATAGTAGTGATAACACCAGCAGTGATGATTTTCTGGTTACATTGCCAGTTTCTGATTTGACGATTACAAAAAATGATTTTGAGGCAGCTTTTACCTACAATCTTTCTGGTCAAACCTATACTGGAGAAAATTTAATCTATGAAATTGCTGTAAGAAATAATGGCGTTGCACCAACTGTCGGCCCCATCGCTATCACCGAAACTCTACCGAACAGCAATAACAATATTATTGAATTAGCTTCAACAACCTTCGCCGGAGTAGGGCCAGATGGTTCAGTTATTAACTGGACTTGTAACCAAGGGATTAATAATCCAGTTTTACCCGCAAGCGGAACAGTTTGCGCCGTTGGCAATAACGGACTTTTTACTTTTGTCTATCCTGGCACTTTAAATCCTGGTCAAACCGTAACCTTAAGTCTAATTGTGCGAGGAAGACAAACAAATACAATCCCTGGGACTAGTAGCTCGCTGATCAATACTGTAGGAGTTTATAACCCTAACGACGGGGTAACCCAATCAAAGGCAGCAACTGAATCTACGCCTGTGTTGATTAGTAATAATGATAAATACAACATTGGAATTCGGAAGCAATTAACCCAGATTAACGGAGTTCCTCCAAGTCCTACTTGTACTTTATCTAATGGAATTAACAATTATGGAACCACCGAAAGCTGTACGGCGACAGTAAGCCCCGGCAATACTATTCAATATACTGTTACGGTCGTTAATAATAACAATGGTGGGCCAAATGGTGTTAATGTCGCTATTTCAGACTTTATCCCGCCTGAAATCAACATAACGGGGGTAACTTGCTCTGCAACTGGCAGCCAGGGTCAAGCTTTAACAGTCTGTGATAATCAAGTTTCTAATTCAGGGCGTGGTAGCCTTTACCCTGTCAATTTTAATTTAGTGTCTGGTACTAATCCCCCAAGATATCAAGTTGATAAAACAGCTTTTTTAAGCAAAGGTACGGGGGTTGTTACTTATACATTTACGGGCAGCATCAAAACTCTAGCTCAATTACAAGCATTAGGTATTGTCAACAGCAATATTGTTAACCGGGTTAGCGCACCGAAGACTGATGGAACTTTTGTTGATACAGATTCAAATGATAATCTTTCTTCTACTTCGATTCGTTTAAATATTACTGATCTGAGTATTACTAAAACGGACGCAGTGAATGGAATAACAGATCCTGGTGCTACAAGTTTCACCGCCGGAGCAGAAGGTGTTTACACTTTGAGGGTGAATAATCTCGGTTCGAGTGCAACGGTTGATGACATCAATGTAGTGGATGATGTGCCGGATCGATTCCAGGTGCTCGGAGCTTTCGGGACAGGCTGGAGCTGTTTGGTCGAAAATCCGACCCCCGCCAATCCTGTCAGTAACCCCGCAGCAGATGCTATCAATAACAACATTGTGCGCTGCGTTCGTAGCACATCTTTAGCAGCAAATAGCTCCAGTACGATTACTATCCGCATTAGGCCGATTGCGACATGGATTCCGACCGGAGCGGAAACTTTTCCTGTGAGTTTTGTGAATATTGCCCAGGTTAGTACAACGGGGGATACGAATGCAGCAAATAATGGCTATGCACCAGGTACAACGACCGGATTAGCAGAACCTTTTGGCTATGAGCAGACTCCCGTTGTGGCACCGAATTTTGATCTCAAGATTACAAAAAGTGCCCCCAACGGTATCTTTGCAATTGGACAGACATCTTCTTATCAGTTGGATATTCTTAACAATGGCCCAACAGAGGCGATCGCCTCGACGACAAATCCGATTACTGTAACCGATATCTTACCGACAGGCTTTACTTTTATCTCCGGCACCGGATCCGGTTGGACTTGTTCGGCTTCTAATCAACTGGTGACCTGTACCCGTAGTAGTAACCTCGCCGTAGGTGCAACAACATCGATTAATCTCAATATTTTTGTCGATGGTACTGCCACTAATCCCACTTCAAATACTGCGCAAGTAAGCCTAACAGGAGAACCCAGCGCTAACATTATTTTGGATAACAACGATTCTAATAGTCGAAATCGTCACACTATCTCGACTGCTGTCCAACAGGCTGCGGATCTCAGCATCACTAAAACATTAATTTCAACAATTACAAATTCCTCGCCCCCTCCAGCAGCCATTCCTGGTTTAGTAGCTGGAGAACAAGCAACCTATGAACTAAAAGCAACGAATAATGGCCCTTCTAATATTTCCAATGGCGAGGCTATTACTGTTACAGATAATCTGCCAAACAATTTGAGTTTTGTTTCCGGTTCTGGCGATGGCTTTAGTTGTAACGCCTCTGGTCAAGCTATTGCTTGCACGAAAACTAATGGCTTAACAGTCGGCCAAAGCGCCGCGATCACGTTAGTTGTCAATGTAAATAATGTTGCCACTGGCGATATTACGAATTCAGCTAGTGTTGATGCTGTGACAACTCCAGATCCTGACCCAAATAATGATAACGACAGTACAACAGACCCTGTACAAACCCGTAATCTTGATCTAGCTCTCACCAAAAGTCACCTGGCTAACAGCTTTGCAATCGGTCGTCAGGGCACCTATAGCTTAGAAGTTAGCAATGTTGGAAATGTCACCGTCACTAACCCTATTACGATCACCGACACACTTCCCGTAAATCTGTCCTATGTAAGCTCTGTTGGCCAGGGGTGGACTTGCAGCGTCACTACCCAAGGAAATACTAGTACCCAAGAGATCGTCACCTGTACCAGTGATGATGATTTAGCCCCTGGTCAAACAAATACCATTGATCTTGTTTTTAGCGTTGGTTCAACAACCCCAATCGGGACTGACATCATCACTAACACAGCCACGGTTATAACGGCAGGAGATAATAACGCCAACAACAATACCGACACAGACCCCACCAGCATTACAGGTAGTGCAGATTTATCTATTGATAAAGCCCATACTGGTGACTTCACGCGAGGTACTCAAGGAAGTTATACGTTGACTGTCAGAAATAATGGAACATCTAATGCTACGAATATACAGTTAGTCGATCAGCTTCCAGACGATCTTTACTATGTCTCTGGTACAGGGACAAATTGGACTTGTCCAATCGTGAGTTTTACGGCACCAAATCCACCCACCCCCGAAGACTTGAGAGATATTGAGTGCAGCTATAACGGAACCCTGGCCCCTAACAGTACAACAGTATTGACATTAACGGTCTATGTACGAGATGACGCACAGGATACGTTTGAAAATTTTGCAACCGTTTTTGCCAATGAAGCTGATCCAAATTTAGATAACAACACTGATACTGATATAACGACTGTTACTGGTAAAAATATTACTGCTCCTGATTTAATCCTTATTAAACGGATTACAGCGATCAATGGAAATAGTCAGAATTTACAGGCAGTTATCTCTGAGGATGGGGCTGATAATGCTAATTGGCCTGTGGACTTTGTGAAAGGGGCAAAAACGACAGAGGCAAAACCAGGCGATACTGTTGATTACACAATTTATTTCCTCAATAAAGGAGATGCCTCGGCAAACAATGTCCAAATCTGCGATCGCCTATCGCAATTCCTGGATTACATTCCCAATACCTATGGTGCACCTGATTGGGGAATTAACCTCCAGTTCAACAGTAACTCTACTAATCTGACCGGAGCTGATGATAGTGATGCAGGACGCTTCTTTATCCCAGGAACTGAACCGACGGGCTGCAGAAACCCAGCTAATCCCACGGCAACACTCACAGCTGCAGAAAATGTGAGCGGTACGATTAGCGTGAACTTGCCTGAAGTCAAAGCTTCAACGGGTTCTGGTATACCCAATGATGCCTATGGCTACGTTCGTTTCCGAGCAAAGGTTAAATAA